Genomic window (Drosophila ananassae strain 14024-0371.13 chromosome 3L, ASM1763931v2, whole genome shotgun sequence):
CCAATCGCCATCCATGGGCAGACCTGCTAACCGAACTATTACTGGATTACCTATACCCCACCTTATATTTTATCATCTGATTTGATTTGATCTATTCCACAGTTAATGGGCAAGCGCAGTTTGTCGCGAGTGTATGCTAAGAACTATTATTAGACTGCCAACTATGCCAATACCAccaaaccaaatccaaataCCTATATCTTAACGCGTAGACAGTAACTTCCCACACATCTCTTTCGTCAATGTTAGTTccaatgatttttatttgtatgcAAACCGAGTGATTAACGTCCTAACTAATATCTGCACTGAATTCACGTTGGCAAGAACTAAAACTCTAAACAATTGGTGCTCCTAATGTTTTgtccaaaattttaattatttaattaaaaaaagaagacTGTCTCAAAGGCATTAACTTTATTTGTTGTTCTGGTTCTTAGTTGTTAAAGAAATCGAGAAAAGATTCAAGTCTTGGGTAGAAATCCATTGCCAATTTCTAACAATCCAACTGCAGATATACTTTATTAACCCGCCATCACGTAGTCTTCATTCTGGACTAACCCATTAACACCACTAGGTATCCTGAGTCCGTTCCTGTAGTTCCAAATCGTGACATCGCAGATCCAAATCGCCGCCTCGACCCGCCACGCTCCATCGCCCATGCGACTCCCATTAGCCCACTATCATTACCGTATCCGTATCAGCATTGTCATCGTAGCAATTAAGTGTAGCTAGCTGTAGCTTAAATAACCCACTGGTCGCTCTGTACATCTCATTCAATCCGTATCTCGCCCGTATCTTGTGCGTCTCTTTTCCATATGCCGCTTGGACTGCTCATCTCACACTCGCCGCTCCTCTCTGTGCTTTCTACTTCGATCTGATCTTCCGTGCAGACTAATCCGGCTTATAAGTCTGCCGTCAAATCGGTGAGTGGTTGACCCTTGACTCCCAAGATTCCTGTTCCCCCCAAAACCTTTTTTGTCCAGCTTCTGGAAATAATCCTCCTAATCTGATTACTTTTTCTATCATTTAGGTTAAGGAGGGCTCTCGGGGAATGAAAACCGCGTACAAGGGTCTGAAGACAAAGCTGCGCGAAAACGGGAATCAGTTCGGAGGCACACACTTCCACTTTGGCCTGGGATCACCCAACCACTCGGATCGACCGGACGGTGGCTACGTACGCGGTGGCAAGGCCATAGGAGCCACCCACCATTCGGCGCCCAGTTCGCCGGTGATGAGCAAGCGGCTTGATGGGCTTGGCAGCGGCGTCTCCACGAATGGAAGCACCAGCTCCGGAGGCAGGGACTCGAGAGAGTTCCAGCGACGCGGCCCCGTACCGCTGGCCATGTCTAGCTCGAGCAGTCACATTCAGCCGAACGGCTATGCGTACGGCTCGGTGGCTGGTGCTTCTTACGGTCATCATCTCAGTGCGTCTTCTGCTGTTAGCTCGGCGAGCTCGCTCTGCTCATCGTCGGAGATGAACCTGTCGCAGGAGCTGCAGAACCATCCGCTGTTCAAGACGCCGGCCGTGGACCGCAGTGTAAGTAGCTTGGTGCGGGCGTACGAGAAGCGGTTGCAGGAGCTCCAGTAGCTCCAGTAGCAGTCTCCAGCTCACCTGCTTGCCGCAAGCTAACTCGACCCGTTTATCACTCGATGTTCACTCATCTCGATGTGCTGTCTAGTTATGTTTGTTTTCATGCTCTTCTTGTTTTGTTTCCGTATCTGTGTCGTGTCGTGTGTGTGTCCAACTGAATGTCGCCATCGACCGATCGCCCGTCTCATGTCTCatgcccaccaccaccacaaccaccgCCACACATCATACACTCTGCTCACCGAAACACAACGACATACTCGTATCACACTTGCACCCATCCAACCCATTTCCCACCAACATTGCCATTGGCCCACGCAGCTTAAGCCAAGCTCAGAACACAGGCGGGGAGGAGCACCACCGGCCAGACCGCCGCCGCCACAGGCTGCACCCGCTTCCTACTACAACCACCCGTACTCGCCAAACGCCTCGCATCCTAATGTGGAGACGAAACCGCCGCGACACACATCCACACCCACCCGGCCGCGCCAGGCTCTGCCCACCGCCGATTCCAACAGCTTCGATAGTCCACCGGACATGCAGTCACCACCGATTCCACCGCGGAAACAGTGCAGCTCCAATGCCGTTGtggctgccactgccgctgccaTCAGTGCAGAGATCAGCAAGCTGGAACGTAACTGCTGGCAGGACGAGACCACGGGAAATGGTTCTGTCCGCCACTCCAATGCATCCTCGTCCTCGGCGATGTCGTCCAGCTCGTCGGGAGCCTCGTTTGTGACGGCGGCATCCACATTCTCCCACCTAAATGTCTCCGATCCGCCCGTGCCCACGCCGCGGACCAAGAGAGAGGTACACCTGCACCAGCTGCgaagttaattaattaaagaacCCATCCTGGTTGTGGTCTCCCAGTCGAATGCACACTAACACTCATCCGCAGGCTCTCCATGCTTAATCAGAACCAGTTTTCCCTTAGTGCccagtatatatattcattgAGAATCGGGGGAAActactatatatttttgttttctagtGGGCTATAGATTCATCTTGAATTCTCCATTTCTGGAGTTGTATTTAACTTAGCTTCTTAGATCTTTTATTTTCTACTCACTGTACAGTAGACATGTTACATTATTAGAATAGAAGtctcattattattttacataGTAGCCCTCATGTAACTCCATTTAATTCCACACTCATTTGTAGTCATCACCCGTATTTAGATGCTTGTTTTCGCTAAAAAGTTGTATCTTTCAAGATTATTTAACATTGCAATGCAAAATCCAATAACCAATCGCCTTGAGCTTTCTAACAACCCAACCTTTACCCGCCCACCCcacagcagcaccagcaccagcagcagcaacaacagcaggcACTGGAGGACAGCATGAATGACCTGATATCGCTGGACGATAGCACCAATACCAGCTTCGACCTGGAGGACTTCGATCCCCTGAACCAGAACGCCCGGCCACTACCCCCCCTGGGCAAGGCATTCGGAAAGAAGTCGAGCACGTTGCCCGCTGGCGTCAATAGCAGCATGGTGACCACTGGCACAGCTGGAGGCGGCGGCGGTCTCAATCCATTGTATCCATACTTCGCCCCAAAACATATGGCCACGGTGGCCGCTGTGACAGGACGACCGCCTCCATTGCCCGCAATGGCTCCACCACAGATCCAGATCCAGCGCAACACCATCGCCGGTAAGCCGGACGACGACTTCGAGCTGCTCCGCAAGTACGGACTGGACCAGTTCACGCTGAATGCCTCGGCGACGGAAAAGCAACAGCATCTAACCACCGGCAAGGGCATGACCAACTGGACAACGTTTGATTAGAGGAAATATGATACCAAAATAAGTGTGATCGATAGAATTTTGTTTGTAAATAACTAGGAGATAGGCCACCATTGGCGCAGGAATCAAAAGCGATGACACTAATATAGCCCTTAATTCCCACTCTATCTGTATACCGTAGTCAGTTCGTTTAAGTGTCCCGTGCATCCAAGGATCAAAGTAAAACGCTTCTTTTTGTACATAAATGTTTAGTGGCGAGTTAACAGCATTTGTTTTAGTTGGTCGCTAATCACCCAACCACTGGACTTCCAAATCAAAAGACCCCCGAGAATCTAGAGTAGCGAGAGTTTAAGCCAATTAGCGTAACAAATTATGATTTGAATGATATCAATAAACTACCAATAATTCAAGCTTAAATATAGGTCTTTATTGGCCCTTGTCCTTGTTCTCGGCCATGCAGCTCCGGATGCGGGTGTCCAAGGCTCGGGCGCCCTTGAGGTTCAGCTCTTCGTTCTCCGGCAAGAGCTGGTTGACTCGCTCCACCCAGGCACTGACCCGAGGATACTTTTGTTCATCCACTGGGACTTGGAGCGCCAAGGTCACCAAGGTGGTGTGTATGGAAACATCTGCCACACTGAGTTCATCTCCAACCACAAATTTCCCATTTTTCAAGAAGTTTTCCAAGTCACCGTAGGCATTGTGGCAGAGGGTTATGGATCTCTCATTAAACTCGGATTCTCCGCCGTAGGTATTCCGCGCCACAATGTCCTTCACCACCTGGAAGAGCACTCCGTTCTCGTAGTGCAGACGATGATCGATGTGGGCTCGGGTTTTCAAGTCCTTGGGATAAAGCCGATCGTTTCCGGCGTACTTTCCCACCATGAAGCAGACAATGGCATGGCTGTCCACGTAAACCTCGCCATCAGTGTCCACAAAAACAGGGACCTGGTGCTGAGGAGTTAACTAAAAAGTGTTTGGTATTAATATGGGTTTAAAAGGTGATGTTCAAGATGTTCAAACCTTAACGAACTCCTCGCTCAGGTGCTCTTTTTTGGAGAAATCCACTGGCCTGGAAGAAGATGCCGTAGAAACTTTACTGCAATGGATAACTACTTACTTTAATTCAAGGTCCAATCCAATCAGTTTGGCCGTAAGGAGGCAGGCCCTGGCTGGAGGACTGAAAAGAGCGTAGTACAACGTGGGCTTCGACATTCTTCTGAAGAATTTACACAAAAACTGACGAGATCAAGGCGAACCTGAAGGCGAATGAATGGACGTAGCTAGAGGGGATTAAAAGACATTCCACCAGCAAAACGCCTTTCTCTTTATACACTGAAACCAAACATGAATACCACCACGAAGGGGAAAAATGAACTCACATTCATAATTATTTGTATCTTtcctttattattaaaaatacgtaaacatttataaatattttgttcttcataaaaaataatagtgTTTTGGGAAACGTAATAaccaaaaatgttttttttaaacgattcaaaaatgtaatatttaaGAGAGGAATTTTGTTCTACAAGATTGTCTTTTTTCCGCAACTAGACTGATTTAGAATTTAAAATTGGGGACTTTTTCTTAGCCCCCTAAAAAGATTTGAAACCATGTCCATGTCATGTTGGAAGTTTTGGTGTTGCCACCTAGTCGAAATTAGTGCGGTTAAATTTCCCCGGCCAACAGCTGATGCCCGGGAAATTCAAAAACTATTCAATAATATGATTCCAAATTTATTGTAATTGGAGAGTTTGGGATTATTAAATCtataaaatgatttttatcTTATGAATTACTTTCTAAAAACTACGCGAACAATGAATTTTGGTCGTTGCTCTCTTAACTGACCAAGTCTAATTCTTTGGGATCGCCTACGGATACTGAAGGATCTTATGAGCGGCGGGCGGCTGGCTAGGGCGAATCTAAAAGATCGATTACGGAACTGTCTTTGTCCTTAGCCGCTTCTTTCAATTCGTCCTTATCCTCTGCAAGTAAATTAAAAACTCAACTCAATTAAAAACTGAATGCTAAATTAAAATCGCATataaattaacgtagaaacgAAACAACAACCCCGGttgccaaataaaacaacagCACTTGgttgaaaattgtttaattatatatatagataaaGTACACATCTCCTTGTACATTGATTTCATATTTCTATGTTCAGATATTTAGGATCGAAAATGAGGAGGGTGGTGtttcaaatcaaaattaaaacaattttagTTTCTTTGAATTAGACGTCCTCATCTCCATCATGCTCTTAAAATACTATAGTCCGCGCCACcgggatcgggatcgggatGTTCTTAATAATCTGGGATTGGGATGACTTCTACAAATATTCTTCTCATTTTCTATAGATTCTTTGTTAATGAATAAAACGCAAACAAGTGGGTTTGGTTGGCCAATACAAGTTCAAGTTTAATCATATTTGTCTATGATGTTGTTTTCAGGCAATTGGTCGCAAACTAATCCGCTGTACTATTCGCTTCATGTCCTTAGttacataatttttaaataacttAATAGCTTAGAGGTCGGTGCTGTGCTGTGCTGCACGGCTGGCTGCCGCACtttcttacttttttttttttctttcttctgGCGTAGGATACGAGGCCCAACTTGCATTGGCGGAACTTAATATTAACATCGGGTTTTAGGAGAGGGCTTAATCatagtgtgtgtgttagtCGTGCTTAAAGTCTCCGAGCTCCAATGCTATATTGCTCTTGCAGTTCTGCATTTCTATGTCTaacagaaaataaattaattgcgTTTGCCTATTGGTAATATCTAATGAATGCGTATGCTAGTTGTTTCAAGTTCTATAATTAGGTTTGTTTGTGTGGTTGGTTGCTTGGTTGTTTGTTGGTCGTGTGTGGAGACTGAGAACCGCAGAAAAAGAATAAAGGGCGAAGGGTCAAGCCAAGACAGACAACAATCTGGCCGATCGGGATCAGGACTCCCActttcactctctctctctctctcctaTAAAGCCTGCCTGTAATGTCTGCGTCCTGGAACACAAGAATTGCGAACGTCAGTGTCGGTTTTAAGAGCGCCACCACAAGAATGCAATGCAGATGAACGGATGGAGGAGATGACAATAGCCTCTGAGGTACGATCTGGGCGATAAGGAGGTGATAAGCGAAAGCAGAGAAAACCATATTGCGAGATGTGGGACGTGTGATGTTTGATGTACAGTGGTGGGATGCCCGGGAGGTGTGTGTGCTACTGAGAAGCGTATACTCTCTGCCTATGGGCCGGCATTGTGACCCTGCCCCGATGCCGAGGccgtggcagcagcagcagccgcaactgcagccagatccaaCAGTTGGAAGTGCTTTTGATCCGCAACCGCGGCCGCCAGGGACTCCAGAAGAGTGGCATGAACGGCTGCCGCCGTCGCCGCCGGTTGTTCGAGTTGTTCTAGGCCGGGCTGGAGCATCTCGGGCGAATGTTGTCGGGCCACCAGCTGGTCGGGGGAGTCTGGGATAATATCGTTCGTCGCCGGCAGCATAGTGTGTGTTTTAAAATGGGACACAAcaaaacgaacaaaaaaaaaataaaacaaaaaacataaacagaaacagaaacaaggGGGGAaaagagagaaagagaaaaagaCAAAGAAATTCACAAGTTACTTCGATTAGTTCAGTTGTAATCATTATAATAACATGATGGGAGGATTGGGACACAAATAGGACGACTGACCACCTACTCTAAGTAACTACCACGGACTATAAAAACTGTAAAAACTCTTTTCGATCTTCGATTAGAAcagaataatttattttttttacagaaCACAGAATACTTTTGGAGAAGGaacataaaacaaaaagtGAATGATTGCTTCAGGTCTTGGATCCCATTTCAGGCCTTTGTTTTCTGCAATAATacacagaaagaaaaaaaagagaggaaTTACAAGAGACCTGACCTTGTTAACATTACCGGGAAGAGAACCTACCGTAGACGCATCATAACTGTCGCGTTAACTGGTTTGTAAATAGACGCATGATTTACGGGTTTCCTAAAAACAGATGCATCTACAACAGAACGGAGGTCAAAAGAAGTCGAAAATGTGTCAGATCCTCGGATGCCAGAGAACTGAGATGCCTTGTCTACCTAATTTTAAAAGTCTTGTCTAATCGAGTTAACCAATATCAACTAAAACAGTATAGTTATTACCCTATAGCTTGTCCAAATTTCATCTAAAGCCAGCCTAATTCATTAAAAGTATAGGAAAATGTctaaaatctaaaatattttcGAGAAACCAAgtataaaataagaaatctGACcactatttatattttgttaaaaattccTTAGTTTGTTAGTGTTTCTAGTCCAGATTTGAATGGGAATCccttttgatatttaaattcaaGAGAAATATCTAACAGATAGACCCTAAAAACAAGAAGGAAGTCGGGGAACTGGGGTCTTATCTGCCGGAAATGCCTGAAACAAATGAGTTGTTGCGAGCGTGTGATGGTGGATGTGTACGGATGCTTACGTCTACATTACAACCTACGGTCTACATTCAGCACTTATTCAAAATGGGTAAAGTATTCTTGGCTATACAGAGCAGATTATTCAACTGACTTATTGCAAAAATGGATCCAACGTACCGGATTGCTGCGGTTGCTGGGCCGGAGTGTAAGCACGTTGGCCGCTTCCGTTCGACGTGGAACTGGCGATAGCTTGTTTAGCAGGAGGACGACGCTTGGCCAGTGGCATGTCGTCATCGGAATCACTTAACGTCAGATCAACCTGAAAGGGGTTCAGTAGGACATTGTAATATTGTTAGGCAAGGTATAAttcgtaaaaaaaataacatacaGTTTCACTGTTCGACGTTGAGGTTGGCTGATCATCCGGAATTCCAGCCAAGTCACTCTTTACCGGCTTGGCTTCATCTGTGATAAGTTCTTTAAcgaaaaataatgaaattaatGTATAAAAAGTAAGGAAAATCCATTTAATCAGTCTCACCTATGTCGTCCGAGATGACCTCTACTTTTTGAACAGACTTTGAAGGTGTGTCCAAGACCTGCGCTTCGCTCCGCAGTCCGGGCGTACTCCACGAGCCATCCTGGTGCAACTGAATCTCTGTGTCGTCGCTTTTGAGAAGCGAGGAGCCCAGCACTTCTTGGAAATATCTgcaaaagaaaaaggaaattAATGCACCTGCCGTGGCATGGAAATGGCATCCACTTACCCGTCTATGACCAGATTGTCATAAATGGCCGGCTTATCGCAGACGGGACAATTCCAGGTTGGCTTGCGCTCGTTCATTTGCAGGTAGAGACTGGCATCGAAGCACTGCAGGTGCGAACAAGTTGAAGCTCGACACGGCAGCAGCATTTTCATTTTGCCCAGCGGGCAGTTCAGGGATACTTTGAGCATTGTTGTGGCTATCTCGCAGTCGGCATCCTCAGTTAGCTTCTCCTTAACTGCAATGATTAATGATTAGATTATATTATTAGAAGTTCACTttttaatgcaaaaaaaaaaaaaaaacatacttaGTCCACGGGTATAGTCCGCCGGCTTGACACCCTTAGTCTTCATACGTTGTAGGAGCTGTGCGGAGGTGAGCTTCTTTACCAAATAGACGGCCAGGCAGTAGCTGCGGGTGTAATCCGGACACCACTGCACCATAATGGTGTTTGTGACCGTTGGCGACAACTTGACGTTGGAGGTCACGTTGACGGGACGCGGAGGACGCTTTGGCTCCACATTAGGCCGGTTTGTAGGAATGACATTCTACGGAGAAGGATGCAAGATGTGTTAGGCTGCCAGTCGAATGGAATCAGATACTTACAGGCAGCTGGCACAGCTTATTGTTGACCTTTACGTTGACATTCGGCGGAAAGCAGTCTTCCTGCTCGCACGAGGTCTCTACCAAGCAGAAACGCAGTTGCACCTGGATGGCGTGCTCTACTTTGGAACTATTGCGGATGTCACGATTGGAGGCTATCTCGGTGGCCTGTTGCGGCGTTAGTGTGAAATAAAAAGGCACCTCTTGGACACGCTGTGTGTTGCGAGGCACCAGCGTCGAAGGCTTTATCAGTGTGCCGAGCACATCGTAGAAGGCGAGCTTCTTCAGCCGCACGTCCGGATGGATGGGCAGCTGGCTGTTGATACTGTGCGCATGTAAAAATGGTGCACCGCCGACCACTGGTATCTGGGCACCCGGCACCTGACCGCCGGGGCCACCGCCTACCAGGCTGCCCACCACGGAATTGGGCTGCACGGCAGGCGGTAGCTGCATGTGCGAATACATTCTGGTTGGATCTAAGTACTGCAGGGTGGGGCTTTGTTCTTGCACGGATTGGGCGTAGACTTCCTGCACCTTCGGGGCGAGCAGTTCCAAGTTGGTGCGCAGAAACGAGAGGATGCGTGCCTGCAGATCGGTTTTTCGGCCAGCGAAGGAGATGTTCAGAAACGATAAGATTTTTTGCAGCTCTACCACTCGGAGCATCTGCACCATCTGCTCACATTCCTGCAACGAAATCCGGAAcaagaaaaattttttaaaaactttcatAGAAAACGAGGGAATTCGACCCAAGCGTtccaccacacacacacacacacacacacacacacacacacgcacacacacacatacggaCAAACGTTGAGACTGCAAATAGCGGATATTTTCGCACGTATGTACATGCGTGTATATACCCTTGGAGTAACTCCGGCGTGTTCGGAGGGCACCTTACGCTCTGAATTTTCAGATTTACGATATTTACAAGCCTTGATGTATTctggattattttatttcGGCCGTCGTCTGACCGTGTTGCTCGAAACTGACAGGTTTCAGTTTGTCGCATGCCATCAATTCGTTACCTGGCTGGTAGAACATGGCGTTCAAGGAAAGTGCTTCATTTTGACAGCCAACTTCGATTCAATTCGATCCTCCAAACGCCGTTGTGATAAATATTCGACGATTAACTAttaattgcttttattttgtggGAGACCCCTAGCTTAAGAACTGCACaaatgccttttttttttgtgtcacACAATTTTGTTTTGTCCGAAGAAATATGGCGGATAGCAGTGTTGTGCAGCGCTATCTTTGCTACTGGGTTGCCGTTCCTCCCGGGCGTCTGGACACTCTTACACTACTATTTTCTCACTGGTCACTCTGCTTATCAATTACCCAAATAATGGAAAATTGTTTTGGGCAACTAATGAATTAACGGAATGGGGGATACGCACCTTGTATTTGCTCGTATCAAAGGTGCTCAGTGCTGAGACCGCAGACGATGATGATTGCTGGCCGGCGATGTTGGAAGTTGCGGCATTTTCCGCCTGCGTGCGAGCCGTCTGCGAGCGGGTCTTTCGCATTACTGTTATTTTCTGTCTTCGGCGGAGTTACGCAGTCAGCAACGCTTGCACACACGAGAGCATTTGCCTGGGACGCGttccacacaaaaaaatataactattTCAGCgcgaataaaaatatttccgaATTCGTCACAAAATTTTACGCGGCGTCGCAAACAGTGCGACTAGGGTTGTCAAACAATCGATCACAGCATACCTCAAAAATGTGCTAACGCATTTCCCGAAAAAATACTAACgcgttttaaattaaaaaaacacccTAACGGGTAACCAGGAAAACAATTTTTGTCCGTTATTAGATTCCTAATTCGCTAggcatttatttaattgtacaAATATGGGTCTAACTATGCAATGCGGTATAAAAGGCGGCCCACGCTTTGCGTCGGCCTAAAAGAAGTCCATGTCCCCGCAGTTGACGTCCAGAAAGTCATCATCGTAGCTGACCAGATCCGGGAAACCTGCTTCCTGtgtcgctgccgctgccttCGATGTTGAAGGCAGATCGGCACTATCGACGAGGTTAATGTTGATCTCGTGGGCCTTGTACCCTGGACTGTCCTGTTCCTGTCCAGCTCCAACAGGGGACGGCGGCGGGTTGGAAACTATACGAAGAGAGTTTATTAGTTTAAGGATTTTTGCTTTGTTCGGTATGTCTTACGGCTTCCCGGCTGGCTTTCGGCACGTAGTTCGCCGCTCTGCATGTACAGATCCTTTCGCTGACTTAGGGCCGGAAGTTCCGTGCTTTGCTCGCTCAGGCACTTCTTCAGTTCTTCTACTTTGCGATCCCGCATCAATGTCTCAATCTGCTTTCGCGATTTGAGCACATTCTGTCGGTCTTCACTAAAAATAGACTTTTGCTGCTCCTGGGTTatcttgttgttgtgtttgagAAGGAACAGGAATACACCACCCGGTGTACGTCTCCGATTTCCATTCTACCAAAGTTAATACGATGAGATttagtctttttttttacatcgCGAAGAAATACTTACTTTGATCATCATGCCACCATCGGCTTCGATGCGCTGGGTTTCCTTGTATAGTTCTAGCGGCAAATCCATGCCAAGCACCTCCACAGCTCGAACTAGTCATACAAAAGTTAATAAACTTTGATAAGTTTGTCATTTAAAAAGCTTACCCAACAGTTCGTCTTTTTCTTCATACAGTTTGCTGGCCATCTCCGTCGCTACGTCCGACGGATCGCGTCCAGTCACATCTTTTAGATCCAGTATGTGTCTAGGCTCGCAGGAATCAGAAGAGCCGCTGGCTGAGGAAGTTCCTCGCCGCGAACGATGGCCCAGCCGACTCTTTACCGATCCACGGGCCGAGTACTCATCTGTGGGGCGACTGGAGAGCCGGCCCCGTTTGTGGGCAGGGTGTGACGAGTCTCCCCCATCATCTGAAGAGTTTGAAAGGCGACGTTTCATTGTATGTTCTCCGTTAAGCCGGTATCGTAGTGAAAAGTCGTAGTTCTCTACGTTTCTGTCTCTGCCCGTTCGGGTAACGTCACATCCTCTCATGTTTTCACTAAGTGCTTCCTCCTGCAAAGCGGCGGTCCAGACGTTGTATTTCCTGAAGCGTGCTCGGTTGGGTTGCATTTCGGCATCT
Coding sequences:
- the LOC6495796 gene encoding uncharacterized protein LOC6495796 isoform X1, translating into MGSRIKTDVKKLFEFWCEVSPTPGLERGTNNRGGGPAAPAGVILESFPEGFRDKEVLTGIPSFAYPCDLSFTEVLKYSFVHTTGDSKWRFGFCIHVPKTKTAMVLITYLPWHDTFLQLLQVLSDLKRSNPSEFRAFLSEAYNQGVPESGGSLKVFYNGGQNQFEFVRPQQFQLPNILKNNNLNMYYSFVKPKEMIEVFAAMLAERRIVFTSRHLDRLSACIQAANAFLYPMVWQHIFIPVLPWEFKDYLGAPMPYLIGVPKPVLEAVSPEELGEVVILNCDNEILESPFDDVHSLPSEIVSQMKKQLNNKQDHQGDGVSKIFLNALVQLIGGYRDAVEYHETSKTFNPKKFIESRPAHLRPFLAKMMELQIFAQFIDDRLKMLNSGLGFSDEFELETVRYAEKKKRGRNYALMKSLKDKTNPAYKSAVKSVKEGSRGMKTAYKGLKTKLRENGNQFGGTHFHFGLGSPNHSDRPDGGYVRGGKAIGATHHSAPSSPVMSKRLDGLGSGVSTNGSTSSGGRDSREFQRRGPVPLAMSSSSSHIQPNGYAYGSVAGASYGHHLSASSAVSSASSLCSSSEMNLSQELQNHPLFKTPAVDRSLKPSSEHRRGGAPPARPPPPQAAPASYYNHPYSPNASHPNVETKPPRHTSTPTRPRQALPTADSNSFDSPPDMQSPPIPPRKQCSSNAVVAATAAAISAEISKLERNCWQDETTGNGSVRHSNASSSSAMSSSSSGASFVTAASTFSHLNVSDPPVPTPRTKREQHQHQQQQQQQALEDSMNDLISLDDSTNTSFDLEDFDPLNQNARPLPPLGKAFGKKSSTLPAGVNSSMVTTGTAGGGGGLNPLYPYFAPKHMATVAAVTGRPPPLPAMAPPQIQIQRNTIAGKPDDDFELLRKYGLDQFTLNASATEKQQHLTTGKGMTNWTTFD
- the LOC6495796 gene encoding uncharacterized protein LOC6495796 isoform X2 → MGSRIKTDVKKLFEFWCEVSPTPGLERGTNNRGGGPAAPAGVILESFPEGFRDKEVLTGIPSFAYPCDLSFTEVLKYSFVHTTGDSKWRFGFCIHVPKTKTAMVLITYLPWHDTFLQLLQVLSDLKRSNPSEFRAFLSEAYNQGVPESGGSLKVFYNGGQNQFEFVRPQQFQLPNILKNNNLNMYYSFVKPKEMIEVFAAMLAERRIVFTSRHLDRLSACIQAANAFLYPMVWQHIFIPVLPWEFKDYLGAPMPYLIGVPKPVLEAVSPEELGEVVILNCDNEILESPFDDVHSLPSEIVSQMKKQLNNKQDHQGDGVSKIFLNALVQLIGGYRDAVEYHETSKTFNPKKFIESRPAHLRPFLAKMMELQIFAQFIDDRLKMLNSGLGFSDEFELETVRYAEKKKRGRNYALMKSLKDKTNPAYKSAVKSVKEGSRGMKTAYKGLKTKLRENGNQFGGTHFHFGLGSPNHSDRPDGGYVRGGKAIGATHHSAPSSPVMSKRLDGLGSGVSTNGSTSSGGRDSREFQRRGPVPLAMSSSSSHIQPNGYAYGSVAGASYGHHLSASSAVSSASSLCSSSEMNLSQELQNHPLFKTPAVDRSLKPSSEHRRGGAPPARPPPPQAAPASYYNHPYSPNASHPNVETKPPRHTSTPTRPRQALPTADSNSFDSPPDMQSPPIPPRKQCSSNAVVAATAAAISAEISKLERNCWQDETTGNGSVRHSNASSSSAMSSSSSGASFVTAASTFSHLNVSDPPVPTPRTKREHQHQQQQQQQALEDSMNDLISLDDSTNTSFDLEDFDPLNQNARPLPPLGKAFGKKSSTLPAGVNSSMVTTGTAGGGGGLNPLYPYFAPKHMATVAAVTGRPPPLPAMAPPQIQIQRNTIAGKPDDDFELLRKYGLDQFTLNASATEKQQHLTTGKGMTNWTTFD
- the LOC6495796 gene encoding uncharacterized protein LOC6495796 isoform X4 → MNRTVLLFNGLCLEQFAPSISWIASNYSVSIGFPATCTEVLKYSFVHTTGDSKWRFGFCIHVPKTKTAMVLITYLPWHDTFLQLLQVLSDLKRSNPSEFRAFLSEAYNQGVPESGGSLKVFYNGGQNQFEFVRPQQFQLPNILKNNNLNMYYSFVKPKEMIEVFAAMLAERRIVFTSRHLDRLSACIQAANAFLYPMVWQHIFIPVLPWEFKDYLGAPMPYLIGVPKPVLEAVSPEELGEVVILNCDNEILESPFDDVHSLPSEIVSQMKKQLNNKQDHQGDGVSKIFLNALVQLIGGYRDAVEYHETSKTFNPKKFIESRPAHLRPFLAKMMELQIFAQFIDDRLKMLNSGLGFSDEFELETVRYAEKKKRGRNYALMKSLKDKTNPAYKSAVKSVKEGSRGMKTAYKGLKTKLRENGNQFGGTHFHFGLGSPNHSDRPDGGYVRGGKAIGATHHSAPSSPVMSKRLDGLGSGVSTNGSTSSGGRDSREFQRRGPVPLAMSSSSSHIQPNGYAYGSVAGASYGHHLSASSAVSSASSLCSSSEMNLSQELQNHPLFKTPAVDRSLKPSSEHRRGGAPPARPPPPQAAPASYYNHPYSPNASHPNVETKPPRHTSTPTRPRQALPTADSNSFDSPPDMQSPPIPPRKQCSSNAVVAATAAAISAEISKLERNCWQDETTGNGSVRHSNASSSSAMSSSSSGASFVTAASTFSHLNVSDPPVPTPRTKREQHQHQQQQQQQALEDSMNDLISLDDSTNTSFDLEDFDPLNQNARPLPPLGKAFGKKSSTLPAGVNSSMVTTGTAGGGGGLNPLYPYFAPKHMATVAAVTGRPPPLPAMAPPQIQIQRNTIAGKPDDDFELLRKYGLDQFTLNASATEKQQHLTTGKGMTNWTTFD